The Paraconexibacter algicola genome includes the window GCTGCTCCAGGCCGTCCCCAGGACGGACCCCTCGGACCCGTCGGTCGGTGCGACGATCGACCGCCTGCGCGACACCCTGCCCGCGGGCAGCCAGGTCGGCGGGGCCACCGCGGAGAACCACGACCTCGAGCAGGAGCTCGCCGCCAAGACCCCGCTGGTCATCGGCGTCGTCCTCGCGCTCGGCTTCCTGCTGCTGCTCGTGGCGCTGCAGGCGCCGCTCGTGGCGCTGATCGGCACGGTCACGAACCTCCTCGCCACGGGCGCGGCGTTCGGCGTCGCGAAGCTCGTCTTCCAGGACGGCCACGGGGCGAGCCTGCTCGGCTTCGAGTCCCAGGGCTTCCTCGACGCCTGGGGGCCCGTGTTCTTCTTCGCGATGATCTTCGCGATCTCGATGGACTACACGGTCTTCCTGCTGTCGTCCGCCAAGGAGCACTGGGACCGCACCGGTGACCCGAAGGAGGCGATGGTCGGCGGCCTCGCCCACTCCGGCCGCGTGATCTTCGCCGCCGCCGCCGTCATGGTCGCCGTGTTCTTCACGTTCGCGCTGTCCGGGCCGCTGCCCCCGAAGGAGATGGGGATCATCCTCGGCGTGGCCGTGCTGCTCGACGCGGCGCTCGTGCGCCTGCTGCTCGTGCCGGTCCTGCTGCGGCTGACCGGCCGCGCCGCCTGGGCGGTGCCGGCACCGCTCAAGCGGATCCTCCCCGACGTCCGGTTCGGTCACTGACATGGGGTTCCTCGATCGCCTCCTCGGGCGCTCCGCCGCCCTGACCCCGGTCGCCGCCCACGAGCGGGCGGCGGCCGGGGAGCTGCTGCTCGTCGACGTCCGCGAGCCGGGGGAGTTCCGCTCCGGGCACGCGCCCGGGGCGCGGAACGTGCCCCTCGCCGGCGTCGGTGCCGCCTGCGCGCAGCTCGCCGCCGACGGCCGTGACGTCGCCTTCGTCTGCAAGTCCGGGATGCGAAGCGGCGCCGCGGTGAGCGCCGCCCGGCAACACGGTCTTCACGCGGCGAACGTCCGGGGTGGCATGCTGGCCTGGCAGCGGGCCGGACTCCCCACGACGACGAAGGGTCGCTAGATGCGCCGACGACTGCTGCGCACGGTGATCGCGCTCGCCGCCTCGGGCGGTCTGGTCGCCTGCGGTGGCGACGACCGCTCCACCGGCGCGACTCCCGATGCGTCGTTCACGACGGTCACGCCCGCGCAGATCGCACCGCGCGCCGCTGCCGGCGAGGTCCTGCTCGTCGACGTCCGCGAGGACGACGAGTGGCAGGCAGGCCACGCCGGTGACGCGCAGCACGTGCCGCTCGCCGAGGTCTCCGGCCGGCTCGACCGGTTGCGTACCGAGGCGGCCGGCCGCCCGATCGCCTTCATCTGTCGCTCGGGCAACCGCAGCGGCCAGGCCGCACGCGCGGCGGTCGACGCCGGACTGACGCAGGTCATCAACGTCGACGGCGGCATGGGCGCCTGGCTGGCGGCCGGGCTGCCGATCGTCCCCGCCGACGGGCGGGTGCTCTGAGCTCGTGATCGCGCTCGCGATCCCGTTCGGCCTCGCGATCGGGCTCGTCGTCGGCACCGTCGGCGGCGGCGGGGCGATCCTCGCGCTGCCGGTGCTCGTCTACGTGCTCGGGGAGCCGCCCGGGCCCGCGTCGACCGCGTCGCTCGTCGTCGTCGCGCTCGCGGCGGCCGTCGGGGCGGGGCGTCCCGCGCTGGACGGCAAGGTCTGCTGGCGGGTCGCGCTGCTGTTCGCCGGGCCGGCCGCGCTCGGCGCGCTCGGCGGCGCGGTGCTCAACGAGCAGGCCGACCCGAAGGTCCTCGTCCTGTCGTTCATCCCGGTGATGCTCACCGCGGCAGCGGCCACATGGCGGCGCGCGTGCGAGGACCACGAGGGGGAGGAGGACGGCCTGTGCGCGGTCGTCACCGCCCGCCGGATCGCGCCGGCCGGGCTCGGCGTCGGGCTCCTGACCGGGTTCTTCGGGGTCGGCGGCGGCTTCGTCATCGTGCCGCTGCTGACGGTCTGGCTGGGCATGCGCTTCCGCCGGGCGGTCGCCACCTCGCTGGTCATCATCACGCTGACCGGGCTCGCCGCGCTCGCCAGCCACCTCGTCGCCGGCGCCGGTCTCGCCGACATCGGGCTGACCGCCGCGCTCGCGGGCGCCACCGCCACCGGGGCGCTGGCCGGGTCGTTCGTCGGCGCGCGGCTGCCGCAGGCCACGCTCGGCAAGGCGTTCGCCGTCATGGTCGTCGCGGTCGCCGCCTTCCTGCTGGTGGACGTCTCGCTGCTGGGCGGACCGCCCGGATAGGGTCCGGGCATGGCCCTCACCGGAACCGCGAGCGTCGAGATCGACGCGCCCATCCAGACCGTCTACGCCATCGCCGCCGAGCCCGGCATCGCGCCCAAGTGGCAGCCGGAGATCAAGTCCGCGGACGTCGTCGAGACCAACGCGGCGGGCGAGCAGACGAAGGTCGTCATGGAGACTGACCTGAAGGTCAAGACGATCGACGTGACGATGCGCTTCGCCTACACGCCGAACTCGGGCCTGACCTGGGAGCAGGAGAAAGGCGCGCTGAAGTCGATCAAGGGCCGCTGGGAGTTCGAGGACCTCGGCGGCGACCGCACGAAGGCGACCGTCCACATGGAGGTCGACTTCGGCCGCACGCTCGGCATGGTCATCCGCGGCCCGCTCGTCGACGTGCTGCGCGGCCAGCTCGTCGAGTCGATGCCCACGAAGCTGAAGACCTACGTCGAGGCGCAGGGCTGAGGCTCGGGGTCCGCGGGCCGCGCCCCGGGGACCTCGAACAGCGGGACGAACACGTGCGCGAGCGGCCCGATGCCGACCGCGTACACGAGCGTGCCGATCCCGACCGTGCCCCCGAGCACGGCGCCGACCACGAGCACGGCGACCTCGATCGTCGTGCGGACCGCCCGGATCGAGCCGCCGCGCAGCGCGACGTAGCCCGTCATCAGGCCG containing:
- a CDS encoding sulfite exporter TauE/SafE family protein, with translation MIALAIPFGLAIGLVVGTVGGGGAILALPVLVYVLGEPPGPASTASLVVVALAAAVGAGRPALDGKVCWRVALLFAGPAALGALGGAVLNEQADPKVLVLSFIPVMLTAAAATWRRACEDHEGEEDGLCAVVTARRIAPAGLGVGLLTGFFGVGGGFVIVPLLTVWLGMRFRRAVATSLVIITLTGLAALASHLVAGAGLADIGLTAALAGATATGALAGSFVGARLPQATLGKAFAVMVVAVAAFLLVDVSLLGGPPG
- a CDS encoding rhodanese-like domain-containing protein; the encoded protein is MGFLDRLLGRSAALTPVAAHERAAAGELLLVDVREPGEFRSGHAPGARNVPLAGVGAACAQLAADGRDVAFVCKSGMRSGAAVSAARQHGLHAANVRGGMLAWQRAGLPTTTKGR
- a CDS encoding rhodanese-like domain-containing protein gives rise to the protein MRRRLLRTVIALAASGGLVACGGDDRSTGATPDASFTTVTPAQIAPRAAAGEVLLVDVREDDEWQAGHAGDAQHVPLAEVSGRLDRLRTEAAGRPIAFICRSGNRSGQAARAAVDAGLTQVINVDGGMGAWLAAGLPIVPADGRVL
- a CDS encoding type II toxin-antitoxin system RatA family toxin, with amino-acid sequence MALTGTASVEIDAPIQTVYAIAAEPGIAPKWQPEIKSADVVETNAAGEQTKVVMETDLKVKTIDVTMRFAYTPNSGLTWEQEKGALKSIKGRWEFEDLGGDRTKATVHMEVDFGRTLGMVIRGPLVDVLRGQLVESMPTKLKTYVEAQG